The proteins below are encoded in one region of Cucurbita pepo subsp. pepo cultivar mu-cu-16 chromosome LG10, ASM280686v2, whole genome shotgun sequence:
- the LOC111804077 gene encoding DNA gyrase subunit B, chloroplastic/mitochondrial-like has protein sequence MALRNLLLLLKTPPYLHLRLMASSTSLFPSSIHLRSLTSAASRAPSFSFLEFSGTRFRARKIPTSLRLAQNVVVSAKASMSSSAATKTSPGSESLKAYGSEQIQVLEGLDPVRKRPGMYIGSTGPRGLHHLVYEILDNAVDEAQAGFASKIDVVLHADNSVSITDNGRGIPTDLHPATKKSSLETVLTVLHAGGKFGGSSSGYSVSGGLHGVGLSVVNALSESLEVCIWRDGKEFHQKYSRGKPATTLTCHVPSNELKDHQGTRIRFWPDKEVFTTVIQFDYNTISGRIRELAFLNPKLTITLTKEDDDVEKNQYNEYCYAGGLVEYVAWLNSDKKPLHDVFGFRKETDGVAIDIALQWCADAYSDTILGYANSIRTIDGGTHIDGMKASLTRTLNNLGKKSKIIKDKDISLSGEHVREGLTCVVSVRVQNPEFEGQTKTRLGNPEVRKVVEQSIQEYLTEYLELHPDVLDLILSKSLNALKAALAAKRARELVRQKSVLRSSSLPGKLADCSSTDPEDSEIFIVEGDSAGGSAKQGRDRRFQAILPLRGKILNIERKDEAAMYKNEEIQNLILALGLGVKGEDFKKEALRYHKIIILTDADVDGAHIRTLLLTFFFRYQKALFDEGCIYIGVPPLYKVERGKQAYYCYDDKELKRLQSSFPSNASYNIQRFKGLGEMMPAQLWETTMDPEQRMLKQLAIEDAAEANVVFSSLMGVRVDFRKELIQKSANMIDLGHLDI, from the exons ATGGCGCTTcgcaatcttcttcttcttcttaaaacTCCTCCTTATCTTCACCTTCGCCTCATGGCTTCATCAACCTCCCTCTTCCCTTCCTCTATTCACCTCCGCTCTCTTACTTCCGCCGCCTCTCGAGCTCCTTCCTTCAGTTTCCTTGAGTTCAG TGGGACGAGATTTCGAGCGAGGAAGATTCCCACTAGCTTGCGGCTGGCACAAAATGTAGTAGTCTCTGCGAAGGCTTCCATGTCATCAAGTGCTGCTACTAAAACATCGCCGGGAAGTGAGAGTTTGAAGGCTTATGGGTCAGAGCAAATTCAG GTACTGGAAGGCTTAGATCCTGTAAGAAAGAGGCCTGGAATGTATATTGGGAGCACGGGACCTCGTGGACTGCATCATTTG GTCTATGAAATATTGGATAACGCTGTTGATGAGGCTCAAGCTGGTTTTGCCTCAAAGATAGATGTTGTCTTGCATGCAGATAATTCTGTGAGCATCACTGACAATGGACGTGGG ATCCCTACTGATTTGCATCCTGCTACGAAGAAATCTTCCTTGGAGACTGTGTTGACG GTATTACATGCAGGTGGCAAGTTTGGTGGTTCCAGCAGTGGCTACAGTGTCTCAGGTGGACTACATGGCGTGGGTCTGTCCGTGGTTAATGCCTTGTCTGAG TCGTTGGAAGTTTGTATTTGGCGTGATGGGAAGGAGTTCCACCAAAAGTATTCCCGTGGAAAGCCGGCAACCACTCTAACATGCCATGTTCCTTCAAATGAGTTGAAAGATCATCAAGGAACTCGCATCAGATTTTGGCCCGACAAAGAAG TCTTTACTACTGTAATACAATTTGACTACAACACAATATCTGGACGAATTAGGGAGCTAGCTTTTCTAAACCCCAAG TTGACTATAACCCTTACaaaggaagatgatgatgtggAGAAGAACCAATACAATGAATACTGCTATGCTGGTGGCTTGGTTGAATATGTGGCATGGTTGAACAGTGATAAA AAACCACTTCATGATGTATTTGGTTTCAGAAAAGAAACGGATGGAGTAGCCATTGATATTGCACTTCAATG GTGTGCAGATGCATATTCAGACACAATTCTGGGATATGCTAATAGCATACGGACTATTGATGGTGGCACCCATATAGATGGGATGAAGGCTTCATTGACGAGAACTCTAAATAATCTtggaaagaaatcaaagattaTTAAG GACAAGGATATCAGCTTAAGTGGTGAACATGTTAGGGAGGGATTAACCTGTGTTGTCTCTGTGAGGGTCCAAAATCCAGAGTTTGAAGGACAGACTAAG ACAAGGTTGGGAAATCCTGAAGTGCGAAAAGTAGTTGAGCAATCTATACAGGAGTACCTAACTGAATACCTGGAGTTGCACCCTGATGTCCTTGATTTAATCCtttcaaaatctttaaatGCTCTCAAG GCAGCTCTGGCTGCTAAGAGGGCAAGGGAGCTTGTGAGACAAAAAAGTGTCTTGCGTTCATCATCACTTCCCGGCAAATTAGCTGATTGCTCATCAACTGATCCTGAGGACTCAG AAATTTTCATTGTTGAGGGAGACTCTGCAGGTGGAAGTGCAAAACAGGGCCGTGATAGGCGCTTCCAG GCCATTCTCCCTTTGAGGGGAAAAATCTTAAACATTGAGAGGAAAGACGAGGCTGCAATGTACAAAAATGAAGAGATTCAGAATTTAATTCTTGCTCTTGGACTTGGAGTCAag GgggaagattttaaaaaggaGGCTCTTCGTtatcataaaataatcatattgACGGATGCTGATGTAGATGGTGCTCATATCCGAACTCTGCtcttaacatttttctttagatATCAG AAAGCTTTGTTTGACGAAGGTTGCATTTATATTGGAGTTCCACCTCTTTACAAG GTTGAGAGGGGGAAGCAAGCTTACTATTGCTATGATGACAAGGAGCTAAAAAGGCTTCAAAGTTCCTTCCCTTCAAATGCATCATATAATATTCAGAGGTTCAAAG GTTTGGGAGAGATGATGCCTGCCCAACTATGGGAAACAACAATGGACCCAGAACAAAGGATGCTGAAGCAGTTGGCAATTGAGGATGCAGCAGAAGCAAATGTCGTATTTTCATCTCTTATGGGTGTCCGA